The following are from one region of the Prevotella communis genome:
- a CDS encoding glycosyltransferase family 2 protein yields the protein MFLISKKSVKNYKFTIFTPCFNGADTINRVFSSMEKQTYTNFEWFIVNDGSTDNSKTTIIDLINNSTIKDKITFIDQENCGKHISWNKVAGLADSDYFICADCDDSFVNISLEFLNEKANYIEDLNDSTIVGINVCTRDPNTGNMKCDPYPKDGLICDYIELEYKYKCTGEHWYINKTNEIKQIVFPNIKSRFYPENRVWFALSVKGLKQICFNACLRDYYFSPNGLCANRDWQWRIDIKKAKMYLHYYAWMVFVPGRRIFNISPLAFFRRIRMLIVQFFKYLFLLVLNVFTAHTRG from the coding sequence AAATTTACAATCTTTACACCATGTTTTAATGGCGCAGATACTATAAACCGTGTCTTTTCTTCTATGGAGAAACAGACCTATACTAATTTTGAATGGTTTATAGTTAATGACGGATCTACGGATAATAGTAAAACAACGATTATAGATCTAATTAATAATAGCACTATTAAAGATAAGATCACCTTTATTGATCAAGAAAATTGTGGTAAGCATATCTCTTGGAATAAGGTTGCAGGTCTCGCAGATAGTGATTATTTTATATGTGCAGATTGTGATGATAGTTTTGTTAACATTTCTTTGGAGTTTTTAAACGAGAAAGCGAATTATATAGAGGACCTTAATGATTCAACTATCGTAGGTATTAATGTGTGCACACGTGACCCCAATACTGGGAACATGAAATGTGACCCTTATCCTAAGGATGGTCTAATTTGTGACTATATAGAACTTGAATATAAATATAAGTGCACGGGTGAACATTGGTATATCAATAAGACAAACGAAATAAAGCAAATTGTTTTTCCTAATATTAAAAGTCGGTTTTATCCTGAAAATAGGGTCTGGTTTGCACTTTCTGTTAAAGGACTAAAACAAATTTGCTTCAATGCTTGCTTAAGGGATTACTATTTTAGTCCTAATGGGTTATGCGCGAATAGAGACTGGCAGTGGAGAATTGATATCAAAAAAGCCAAAATGTATTTGCATTATTATGCATGGATGGTATTTGTCCCTGGCCGGAGAATATTTAATATCTCTCCTTTAGCTTTCTTCCGCAGAATAAGGATGCTCATAGTTCAATTTTTCAAATATCTGTTTTTATTAGTTCTAAATGTCTT